AATAATAAAATTTTAAACCCTAAAAAAAATAATAAAAAATTTAAAGAAATTGGTAAATATCTTTTTCAAGCTAAATATATTAACTTATCATAACGATAACGAGGTAAAGTTCCTCGAACTCAAATAAATAAAAAGAAAATAAAAACTAACTTTAGATAAAAAATAATTCTTAATCTAAAACCTCCTATATATATTAAAATAAATAATAATCTTATAAATAAAATTCTAGAATATTCAGCTAAAAAAATTAAAGCAAATCCCCCTCTTCTATACTCAATATTAAATCCTGAAACTAACTCTCTTTCTCCTTCAGCAAAATCAAAGGGAGTTCGGTTAGTTTCAGCTAATCTTGATCTTATTCAACATAATCTCAAAGGAAACATTAAAATAATAAATCAAACATAATTTTGATAAACAAAAAATATTATTAAATTAAAATCCATAATTATAATAATTCTAGATATTAAAATTAAAGCTAATCTAACTTCATAAGAAATAGTTTGAGCTACTGCCCGTAATCCCCCTAATAAAGCATAATTAGAATTAGAAGATCAACCAGCTACTATAACTGTATAAACACCTAATCTAGTACAACATAAAAAAAATAAAATACCTAAATTAAAACTAATTATATTAAAATAATAAGGAATTAACAATCAAATTATTAAAGATAAAATAAAACTTAAAATAGGAGAAAAATAATATCTTAAATAATTAGAAAAATTAGGATAAGTTTGTTCTTTAGTAAATAATTTAATTGCATCTGAAAAAGGTTGTAAAATTCCTATAAAACCAACTTTATTAGGACCTTTACGAATTTGAATATAACCTAAAACCTTACGCTCCAATAAAGTTAAATAAGCAACCCCTACTAAAATACCAATAATTAAAATTAATAAACCTAAAAAAATTATATAAATATCATTTATAAACATTACTATCTATATAATTAAATTATATATTAATGAATTCTAAAATTTTATATTATTTAAATAAAAAATTAATTATATATATATATATATATATATATATATATATATATATATATTATATAAAATCAATTATATATTTAAAATAAATTAATAATATTCATTATTTAATAAATTTAATTTAAATATTTGATCCTTTCGTACTAAAATATTTTATATTTATTAAAAGATAGAAACCAACCTGGCTTACACCGGTTTGAACTCAGATCATGTAAGATTTTAATGATCGAACAGATCAAAATTTTAAACTTCTACATTTAAATTTTATCTTAATCCAACATCGAGGTCGCAAACTCTTTTTTTTATTCGAACTAAAAAAAAAAATTACGCTGTTATCCCTAAGGTAATTTTTTCTTATAATCAATAATATTGGATCATATACTCACTTATTT
This genomic interval from Spodoptera frugiperda mitochondrion, complete genome contains the following:
- the ND1 gene encoding NADH dehydrogenase subunit 1; its protein translation is MFMNDIYMIFLGLLILIIGILVGVAYLTLLERKVLGYIQIRKGPNKVGFMGILQPFSDAIKLFTKEQTYPNFSNYLSYYFSPILSFILSLMIWLLIPYYFNMISFNLGILFFLCCTSLGVYTVMVAGWSSNSNYALLGGLRAVAQTISYEVSLALILMSSIIMIMDFNLMMFFVYQNYVWFIILMFPLSLCWMSSSLAETNRTPFDFAEGESELVSGFNIEYSSGGFALIFLAEYSSILFMSLLFILMYMGGFSLSIIFYLKLVFIFFLFIWVRGTLPRYRYDKLMYLAWKSYLPISLNFLLFFLGFKILLL